The Nocardioides salarius genome includes a region encoding these proteins:
- a CDS encoding Wadjet anti-phage system protein JetD domain-containing protein — MAEWSTPDDVAARLRPRWRSGELLRACAEGRPFEPVEVRLRGPRARELGADLERVRRWAERLERAAPGRYELVREPVGVRTVGRNDLPARAVVTGYEQAWRLLDVGDEAGRHARLVGLLAGDPDLRSWALAQPHAALGVEEAHWPGLLAALEWLRAARGSGRFLREISAPGVDTKLVERHRGLLAAVLGVPGAADDFVEVLGLRVRPARVRLRLGEALLPGSSWAALRDVTAPVEQLAALPVAPAAAVVLENETTFLAAPLPPRGVAVFGEGFRVSRLGSLPWLRDVPVHYWGDLDTHGFAILDRLRAWLPQTTSFLMDRDTLLAHRERWGSEPSPTTAALTRLTDAEQATYEDLVSDRYADRVRLEQERIDWAWALERWPDGTAG; from the coding sequence GTGGCTGAGTGGTCGACGCCCGACGACGTGGCCGCGCGGCTGCGGCCGCGGTGGCGCTCGGGCGAGCTGCTGCGCGCCTGTGCCGAGGGTCGGCCATTCGAGCCGGTCGAGGTGCGGCTGCGCGGTCCTCGCGCTCGCGAGCTGGGCGCCGACCTCGAGCGGGTACGCCGCTGGGCCGAGCGCCTGGAGCGGGCGGCTCCCGGTCGCTACGAACTCGTCCGCGAGCCCGTCGGGGTGCGCACGGTGGGTCGCAACGATCTCCCGGCGCGGGCGGTCGTCACCGGCTACGAGCAGGCGTGGCGACTGCTGGACGTGGGCGACGAGGCCGGACGCCACGCGCGGCTGGTCGGCCTGCTCGCCGGAGATCCGGACCTGCGTTCCTGGGCGCTCGCGCAGCCGCACGCGGCGCTCGGCGTCGAGGAGGCGCACTGGCCGGGGCTCCTGGCAGCGCTCGAGTGGCTGCGCGCGGCGCGCGGATCGGGGCGCTTCCTGCGCGAGATCAGCGCCCCAGGGGTCGACACCAAGCTCGTCGAGCGCCATCGGGGTCTCCTGGCTGCGGTGCTGGGGGTGCCGGGCGCGGCCGACGACTTCGTCGAGGTGCTGGGCCTGCGGGTGCGCCCCGCGCGCGTGCGGCTGCGGCTCGGCGAGGCGCTGCTCCCCGGGTCGTCGTGGGCTGCGCTGCGCGACGTCACCGCGCCGGTCGAGCAGCTGGCTGCGCTCCCGGTCGCGCCCGCCGCCGCGGTGGTGCTGGAGAACGAGACGACGTTCCTCGCCGCCCCCCTGCCGCCGCGCGGCGTCGCGGTCTTCGGTGAGGGCTTCCGGGTCTCGCGCCTGGGGTCGCTGCCCTGGTTGCGCGACGTGCCGGTGCACTACTGGGGCGACCTCGACACCCACGGGTTCGCGATCCTCGACCGGCTGCGGGCCTGGTTGCCGCAGACCACCTCGTTCCTGATGGACCGCGACACCCTGCTGGCCCACCGCGAGCGGTGGGGGAGCGAGCCGAGCCCGACCACCGCGGCGCTGACCCGTCTCACCGACGCCGAGCAGGCGACGTACGAGGACCTGGTCAGCGACCGGTACGCCGACCGGGTGCGACTGGAGCAGGAGCGCATTGACTGGGCGTGGGCGCTCGAGCGCTGGCCGGACGGCACAGCCGGCTGA
- a CDS encoding ATP-binding protein, whose translation MSEALFSAVELGGGEQRAGWRLHRLEVLNWGTFDGRVWRLRLDGENTLLTGDIGSGKSTLVDAVTTLLMPAHRIAYNKAAGAEARERSLRSYVEGHYKSERVESSGTSRPVGLRDHRSYSVVLGVFANDDVEHPVTLAQVFTQRERTGQPERFFVTAEAGLGIEADFAGFGSDLNALRKRLRDGGAQVDKDFPAYGRQVRRLLGIASEQALELFHQTVSMKSVGNLNDFVRTHMLEPSDASDRIATVVAHFEDLTRAHDAVRRAEDQLAALDPLLVNCDKHAALEAERRAAGRQRDAVGLYFTERKAELLEAMGAELESTLVGCRRDGEEVRARLEEARRQQGRLIGERASAGGDRVSELEREAEELRTLAEARRQRAERHHRLLEAVGLAGVDGPAAFAERRDEVGAAYDATRPRQRALDAELADVMSHRSRAREEAGDVEADLASLAGRHTNLPRASLELRQRMCAELGIETEQLPFVGELVEVRDEHAAWRGAAERVLRGFGLSLLVPQRHYREVAAWVNAHHLRTRVVYHRVPERQVRLQPEPPVAHLRLVDTLEVEPGRFETFLERELTRRADHRCVDSLAELLEADKAVTVEGQVRQGSRHEKDDRSRVDDPRSWILGRSNARKVEALEVALGEVRARLVGLDRDVETVEARRDDVRRAAEALSSLTQFDSWAELDAATPAGQAGEADRQRERLLAGSSRLAEIDRALVAVDAQIAQAEKERSRLENQLGGLESQLARTVRRLEAARAQVEDAGAVLIAAREQYADLATRLGATVVDPDDCDRAARDAAEGLTRSMDRLQQQMNGIATTAQQQMTAIKHQWPAVTTEMDASIEAASEFRAFRDRVRRDDLPRFEQEFKHQLNTNTIRELAGFATWLRRQADDIRDRVEQINDSLGAIDYSPGRFIRLVVEPTVNTDVRQFRDDLRAVTRGVLEGDSDQYSEQRFVDVKRIIDRFRGREGHAEADRAWTRRVTDVRSWHTFSAAELDRESGQEWEHYRDSDGKSGGQKEKLAYTILAASLAYQFRLEWGTTSSRAFRFAVIDEAFGRGSDLSTRYALSLFGRLGLQLLIVTPLQKVHVIEPYVRSIGFVDNRDGRESRVQTLSIEEYRARREAGGGWAARG comes from the coding sequence ATGAGCGAGGCATTGTTCTCCGCCGTCGAGCTCGGCGGGGGCGAGCAGCGGGCCGGCTGGCGGCTGCACCGGCTCGAGGTGCTCAACTGGGGCACCTTCGACGGGCGGGTCTGGAGGCTGCGCCTCGACGGCGAGAACACGCTGCTCACCGGCGACATCGGCAGCGGCAAGTCCACCCTGGTCGACGCGGTGACGACGCTGCTGATGCCGGCGCATCGCATCGCCTACAACAAGGCCGCCGGTGCGGAGGCGCGGGAGCGCTCGCTGCGCAGCTACGTCGAGGGCCACTACAAGTCCGAGCGGGTGGAGAGCAGCGGCACCTCGCGTCCGGTGGGGCTGCGCGACCACCGCTCCTACTCGGTGGTGCTGGGTGTCTTCGCCAACGACGACGTCGAGCACCCAGTGACCCTGGCCCAGGTCTTCACCCAGCGCGAGCGCACCGGCCAGCCCGAGCGCTTCTTCGTCACCGCCGAGGCCGGGCTGGGCATCGAGGCCGACTTCGCCGGCTTCGGCAGCGACCTCAACGCGCTGCGCAAGCGGCTGCGCGACGGCGGCGCCCAGGTCGACAAGGACTTCCCGGCCTACGGGCGTCAGGTCCGCCGGCTGCTGGGGATCGCCTCCGAGCAGGCGCTGGAGCTGTTCCACCAGACGGTGTCGATGAAGTCGGTCGGCAACCTCAACGACTTCGTGCGCACCCACATGCTCGAGCCCTCCGACGCCAGCGACCGGATCGCCACGGTGGTCGCACACTTCGAGGACCTCACCCGCGCCCACGACGCCGTGCGCCGCGCCGAGGACCAGCTCGCCGCCCTCGACCCGCTGCTGGTCAACTGCGACAAGCACGCCGCGCTCGAGGCCGAGCGGCGGGCCGCCGGTCGCCAGCGCGACGCCGTCGGCCTCTACTTCACCGAGCGCAAGGCCGAGCTTCTCGAGGCGATGGGCGCCGAGCTCGAGAGCACCCTGGTCGGGTGCCGTCGCGACGGCGAGGAGGTGCGGGCCCGGCTCGAGGAGGCCCGGCGCCAGCAGGGTCGCCTGATCGGGGAGCGCGCCTCCGCCGGCGGCGACCGCGTCAGCGAGCTCGAGCGGGAGGCCGAGGAGCTGCGCACCCTCGCCGAGGCACGCCGCCAGCGTGCCGAGCGCCACCACCGGCTGCTGGAGGCCGTCGGGCTCGCGGGCGTCGACGGACCGGCCGCCTTCGCCGAGCGGCGCGACGAGGTGGGTGCGGCGTACGACGCTACGAGACCGCGCCAGCGCGCCCTCGACGCCGAGCTGGCCGACGTGATGAGCCACCGCTCGCGGGCGCGCGAGGAGGCGGGCGATGTCGAGGCCGACCTGGCCAGCTTGGCCGGGCGGCACACTAATTTGCCGCGCGCCAGCCTCGAGCTGCGGCAGCGGATGTGCGCCGAGCTCGGGATCGAGACCGAGCAGCTGCCCTTCGTCGGTGAGCTGGTCGAGGTCCGCGACGAGCACGCGGCGTGGCGCGGCGCGGCCGAGCGGGTGCTGCGCGGCTTCGGGCTCTCGCTGCTCGTGCCCCAGCGGCACTACCGCGAGGTCGCGGCCTGGGTCAACGCCCACCACCTGCGCACCCGGGTCGTCTACCACCGGGTGCCCGAGCGGCAGGTGCGCCTGCAGCCGGAGCCGCCCGTGGCCCACTTGCGGCTCGTCGACACCCTCGAGGTCGAGCCCGGCCGCTTCGAGACGTTCCTGGAGCGCGAGCTCACCCGTCGCGCCGACCACCGCTGCGTCGACTCGCTGGCCGAGTTGCTCGAGGCCGACAAGGCCGTCACCGTCGAGGGACAGGTTCGCCAGGGCAGCCGGCACGAGAAGGACGACCGTTCGCGCGTCGACGACCCGCGCTCGTGGATCCTCGGCCGCTCCAACGCCCGCAAGGTCGAGGCGCTGGAGGTCGCGCTCGGCGAGGTGCGGGCCCGCCTCGTCGGTCTCGACCGCGACGTCGAGACGGTCGAGGCCCGCCGCGACGACGTACGCCGCGCGGCCGAGGCGCTCAGCAGCCTGACCCAGTTCGACTCCTGGGCCGAGCTCGACGCCGCCACCCCCGCGGGGCAGGCCGGGGAGGCCGACCGCCAGCGCGAGCGGCTGCTGGCCGGCTCGTCGCGGCTCGCCGAGATCGACCGGGCGCTCGTGGCGGTCGACGCGCAGATCGCGCAGGCGGAGAAGGAACGCTCCAGGCTCGAGAACCAGCTCGGCGGCCTGGAGTCGCAGCTCGCGCGCACCGTGCGCCGGCTGGAGGCGGCGCGGGCCCAGGTCGAGGACGCCGGCGCGGTGCTGATCGCCGCGCGCGAGCAGTACGCCGACCTCGCCACGCGCCTGGGCGCGACGGTCGTCGACCCCGACGACTGCGACCGGGCCGCCCGCGACGCGGCCGAGGGGCTGACCCGCTCGATGGACCGGCTCCAGCAGCAGATGAACGGCATCGCGACGACCGCGCAGCAGCAGATGACGGCGATCAAGCACCAGTGGCCGGCGGTGACGACCGAGATGGACGCCTCGATCGAGGCCGCGTCGGAGTTCCGGGCCTTCCGCGACCGGGTCCGGCGCGACGACCTGCCGCGCTTCGAGCAGGAGTTCAAGCACCAGCTCAACACCAACACGATCCGCGAGCTGGCCGGCTTCGCCACCTGGCTGCGCCGCCAGGCCGACGACATCCGCGACCGCGTCGAGCAGATCAACGACTCGCTCGGCGCCATCGACTACTCCCCGGGCCGCTTCATCCGCCTGGTGGTCGAGCCGACCGTCAACACCGACGTGCGCCAGTTCCGCGACGACCTGCGCGCGGTGACCCGCGGGGTCCTTGAGGGCGACAGCGACCAGTACTCCGAGCAGCGCTTCGTCGACGTCAAACGGATAATCGACCGCTTCCGCGGTCGCGAGGGCCACGCCGAGGCCGACCGGGCCTGGACCCGGCGGGTCACCGACGTGCGCAGCTGGCACACGTTCTCGGCGGCCGAGCTCGACCGCGAGAGCGGGCAGGAGTGGGAGCACTACCGCGACTCCGACGGCAAGTCCGGCGGGCAGAAGGAGAAGCTGGCCTACACGATCCTCGCCGCCTCGCTGGCCTACCAGTTCCGTCTCGAGTGGGGCACCACGAGCTCGCGCGCCTTCCGCTTCGCGGTCATCGACGAGGCGTTCGGGCGCGGCTCCGACCTCTCCACCCGCTACGCACTGTCGCTCTTCGGCCGCCTCGGGCTCCAGCTGCTGATCGTCACCCCGCTGCAGAAGGTGCACGTCATCGAGCCGTACGTGCGCTCGATCGGCTTCGTCGACAACCGCGACGGCCGCGAGTCGCGGGTGCAGACGCTGAGCATCGAGGAGTACCGCGCCCGCCGGGAGGCCGGCGGCGGGTGGGCCGCGCGTGGCTGA
- a CDS encoding DUF4194 domain-containing protein, which translates to MRSESELAVSTAVITLMRGVVYRESHEAVWQGLLRHGAPVRDHFATIGVDVVLDETEGYAYLRSRDEEGALPRLVQRRSLSYPVSLMLVLLRKRMVEWESTSQEARLIMSREQIAEMVSLFLADSPNQARQLDQVDATITKVVDLGFLRRLRGQRDVLEVRRILKAYVDAQTLADFSGRLEEYRGGVS; encoded by the coding sequence GGTCTCCACCGCCGTGATCACGCTGATGCGCGGCGTGGTCTACCGCGAGAGCCACGAGGCGGTGTGGCAGGGCCTGCTGCGCCACGGCGCACCCGTGCGTGACCACTTCGCGACGATCGGCGTCGACGTCGTGCTCGACGAGACCGAGGGCTACGCCTACCTGCGCTCGCGCGACGAGGAGGGCGCGCTTCCCCGCCTCGTGCAGCGGCGGAGCCTGTCCTACCCGGTCAGCCTGATGCTGGTGCTGCTGCGCAAGCGGATGGTCGAGTGGGAGTCGACCAGCCAGGAGGCGCGGCTGATCATGAGCCGCGAGCAGATCGCCGAGATGGTCTCGCTGTTCCTGGCCGACAGCCCCAACCAGGCCCGCCAGCTCGACCAGGTCGACGCCACCATCACCAAGGTCGTCGACCTTGGCTTCCTGCGTCGGCTGCGCGGGCAACGCGACGTGCTGGAGGTCCGACGGATCCTCAAGGCGTACGTCGACGCGCAGACCCTCGCCGACTTCTCGGGCCGGCTCGAGGAGTACCGCGGGGGCGTGTCGTGA